The following nucleotide sequence is from Primulina tabacum isolate GXHZ01 chromosome 2, ASM2559414v2, whole genome shotgun sequence.
AACACGCTTATATCGCCAtactaaatcaaatatatatatatatatatatatataaagaataaATTTGATGATAAATTTCTTGGAAATTAATAACTTGGTCTTAAATTCCAGGAATCTCGCAGTATTTTAAACGTAgacaatataatataattatataataataatgaaaataactgaacaaaaaaaaaagtaaagaaAATTTGGCTGAACTTTGTTTTTAGTTTCGCAGGATCTGACAACTTACTATAAGATTTTATCTTATATTCTCAAGAATTTGTctgaaatttgtttttttaattttaatttcataaaatttcTAACATaaccatattttttaaaaaaaattaattaagttacCACTACATCACTACATGGAACCAGCACTTATCGAATATTATTCCGATATTATCTGTATCTATTTTCATTCAACCTAATCTAACAATATGTTCCTCACATTTTTCATAAGATGATAATAGATTGTGATTATGATCCCAATTTGTACAATTTTATGTAAATTGGTTATTTCTTGATATATACATCATGTTGTCCCATATGTATTGGAGGGGTTATTGAAATATATGATTCTTTGGCCAGAATAATGTTGTCAGCTAGATTTGGAAAAGGGAAATTCAAGAAAAATGATAAATAGGAAAATGCCAAAATGGTAGGGAGGCAAAGGGCAGAGGGGAGGAGTGGTGTTTTGTAAAGTTTGGGGAAAgtgaaaaattaaatgaaattggTGGGTTTGAAAAGACAAGTCAAATGTCAAATCTAAGCACCTCAATTCATAAGACAGTCAGTGTGAGGTGTTGTCTATCAATATGCTAATGCCTTTTTTTTGccattttaattttctttaccATCTTTTAGGATAAAACAACAGTTCCCTTTCACCCAACATccctcttcttcttcttttttttttttaaaattttaatttttttttttacttctaaCAGCGATTATTTGGTAtcactttaaataattttactgTAGTTTGAGAAAATAGGATTAATAATTATAGGATCGAGCGCTTTTCACTTTACCAAAAGATATAGCtggtagtaatggtgcaactcaaatcttttaaaccgcacagcagctcaagtatCACGGTTCAATCGCTTTACCAAACATGGAtaattattgtacccaacaataataatatcatgattatttataaattatctTAAAACATTAATCGATctatggatttgaaattcaaaaatCCAAATACGACCtagaataattttaaaaaataagtctTCTCTTGTAATCAATCAAGAATCTCAGTGGTGAATGATTATTTATCTGGTAATTtatgttttcaattaatttaagttAGACTGTTTAGCTAAATCATtttgagtaagtctcttgtgagacgatttcaagaatctttatctgtgaaacagatcaatcctaccgatattcacaataaaaagtaatactcttagtataaaaagtaatatttgtttatggatgacacaaataagatatatgtctcacaaaatacgacatgtgaggcCGTTTTACACAAATTTTGCCAAtcattttattaataaaattaccTGCCTTTCTCAATTGGAAGTtatcttcaatttttttaaaaaaatacaagacAAAAATAAGAATATTTAAGAAGGTTTTATGAAAACAAATATAAATTGTTATAATATCTTGATTGTTTGAATAAATAATGATAGGCCAATAGGTACTAACTAGTAGCTATTTTACTCGAGGTCGTCACATTAGTTTTCAGATATTTTCCCGAGAAAAGTGGACGCGAAACTATTTCAATTCAAATCTTGAACTCTACATATCTAATATTAATTCGAGGTTCCATttttatatacataaaaaaaaaatcgatctcaagcttaaattaaataagacatttttttatgaaattattttaaagtataatgatgtgaaaaaaatattttcttaattttaaaatagtatCTATAAAAAATTCGTATTACAACATAAAATTATCCGGTAAAAAACATATATCAATTTCACACGTTCATTAacagattttattattgatattattattttaaaatgtctagTAGAAGTAGAACATGTAGGTCATACATACAAGTATAATAAAAGACCCTtcattaatattaaaattataccaaattttttttaaaaaaaacattttctcaCATCAAATAAACTCTTATTAATTTGTTTGGTATCAAATATGAATATATATCATAAAGCAATGTATAAAAGAGCAATAAATGGAACCACAATTCGCAAGGGCATTTAAATAACAAGATCCATGAGTAAATACATGGTTAGACCTAAGATATTTGTGTTTGTCGACACACACACCAACCATCTCCGATAAAGATCATGTTGCCATAGGAAAAAATAGGGATTTATGGATATAAACatttgtaaaatattattagaaacaaataaagaaaaaaatagtgTAATTATTCTCTTGATCGAGTATTAACATGAATAACCAAAGTTATGCAATATAAAATTAGTCTGTGGGTTCTTCTTGAAGGAATATTTTGCATAATTATATACGAGTTCTTGTTAGAGTATAATAATTGTCTTTGTTTATTAGAGCAATCGAAACGTGACACTCGTATTGCTgtacggtttaaaatatttgagttacatCATTACTAGCTAtcagctataacttttgataaaacaACAATTGCTCAGTTCTACAATTGATATCATAGTCAGTTTCTTGAGTTCAATTCTCATATGAGGAGAAAATTGATGAAGTGCAATAATTGTTACTCTTGTTAGAACAATTGAAACGTGACGTCTGTGTTAATGTACAATTCAACATATTTGAGTTCCACCATCACTATCAGGTAtaatttttagtaaaataacaAGTGTTTGCTCTTAGAGTTCTGTTAATAAAAACATAATGTTATTTAATACATTTGAGTTATATGaatgtttattattataattaagttACATGTGCATATGACACAATAATGGAGATCTAGAAATGATTAAGTTTCTTATGAAACAGCCTCACAGATATTTATTCATGAGACGAGTCAATTGTctccatatttataataaaaatattaatatttttttataggtgatttaaataaaatatttttctcataaaattaatCTGTAAAATTGTCTCACAACagtttttatatttgaaatatatatgaTGCACCTGTTAAAAGAAattattaattgatttaataacaAATGCCTCTTTTGTTAGTTAATGCCTCTTTTGTTACttaacaaaaacaaaataactACGTGCAACTGATTTTTTTCCCTATCTTTTTTGTTTGAATCCGATCCGCTCGGCATaattgtatatattttaataatgaaatatttttttatgaatgtaaatattaaatactatattattaagatGCAGAAgctataatatattttttgctAAACCAAAAATATTCCACCTCTCAACAttaaaaattattcaaatttattttacaaAGAATCATAAAAATCTGAGTAAAAAGTATTATAAAAAAACttcttttattaaatattaattttattataacaAACATATCTTaacaaaatatttcttttattttataaattttctagTTTTTAACTGATCATATTGgacataacataaaaaatattataaaagatcatttttaaattttttatttttcaaaatttgtaattttatacaaactataaaattttcacacacaaatttttaaCACGCGTACATATATTATGTGCTAACGGATTACGCACACGCAACGCTTTAAGAACCTTCACAAacgattttatttatttatttatgaagtTACCCAAAACAAATTACAAAAACTCCCTGatcattaaaaaaacaaaaatatagaaaataaaagaattttttaggaaaacaaacaaaaatacACAAACTGTTCTATCaaattaaatagaataaaagtaaaataattatctaatattttactataattaaagaaatttctAAACGATACACATTACGTATATtccaacaaagagacataaATTAGAAAATGAGATAATCATTTGAGATTAGGTTCCCGTCCGCAATAATTGATCCCCTGCAAAATTTATCTCCCATATTAGTTATTTTATAtcccaaaataaataaatactctCAGCCGACCATGTTAGCCATTTATATTGAATAGATCTGTTGTAAAACGATTATatgagtcgtattttatgatacagatcatttatttgggtcattatgctaaaaatattattttttattgtgaatatcgttaaAATTCATCAATCTCATGcgtaaaaattagttttcacgGAAAAATGTACTCTTATATTACACCCTCACTCCGTCTCTCTCTCCTCAGGTTTTGAGGAAAAACACAGCAGttgatcatcattcatcatatcAAACATCAATTGAAGCAGCATATCAAAATAAATGGTGAAATGAATCCACCTTCAAGATTTTAGCTTCTTCTTTTTCGCGGAGAATTAATAtcgtcttcttcttcttcttctttataGCGAGCTAGTAGCATATCGATCCATCTTTGTacagaagaaaattaaacagTGTATTGCAATGACCCCCGAAGATTCCTTAAGATCTCTGTCTCTAGACTACCTGAATCTGCTAATTAACGGCCAGGCTTTTAGCGATGTAACCTTCAGCGTAGAGGGTCGTTTAGTCCATGCGCACAGGTGCATCTTAGCAGCCAGAAGCTTGTTTTTCAGGAAATTCTTTTGCGGGCCAGACTCTCAGACGGGCTTAGACCCGATAAGGATGGGCCCGGGAAGTGGGTCGCCTAGAGGTCCTTATACTCAAGTGATACCGGTAAACTCAGTTGGCTATGAAGTTTTCTTGCTGATGCTTCAGTTCTTGTACAGTGGCCAAGTCTCGATTGTTCCTCAGAAACATGAGCCCAGGCCTAACTGCGGGGAGAGGGGTTGCTGGCATACGCATTGCACCTCTGCCGTTGATCTTGCCCTTGACACTCTTGCTGCCGCTAGATCTTTTGGTGTGGAACAGCTTGCTTTGCTCACTCAGGTTTCCATATTTTAATCTTCTGTCtgactttctttttcttttctgttaaaaaaaaaattgaaaacccagtttgttgtttgataatttttttcttttttatgtgGGTTATAATTTTGAGATAACAATATATATCAATTTTGGTCTTAAGAACTTGGATCGTAGTTTCCAGGTTATGTTGGTCAATACGGAATGATTTAATGAGCTTATTACTCGATCATCATagtgattaaatttttcttttcatgAATCAGAGGTGGGGTTTCTATTCATGATGTCAAAGAAATCTAGTTCTGTTGGTCATTCTTGTTACTGGCTTTTTCCCCCTGTAATAATTCTTGGTCTGCAGCATATATATTCTGctgcaaaaatgaatatttctATGCAGATATTTTTTTTCACATTTTAAGCTCACAAGATAGGTATTCATCGTTGTGTTCTTCCACCGATCTTCTTGTTATTTTTAGCATAGGTCTCTTGATAAGTCCTTATCTTGATTTCATGTAACATACTTTCTTGAATTTCTAAAGTTTTTCTCTTTGATCACTTGTCTTGTCTTCCACAGTGATACCCCAAGCCCAACTTTCCTAATTTGGTTTCAAAAAAAGTCTTCCCATTTGTACACAAAGGGCTTAGCTATTTCACATATATGCCATACTAAATAGTATCAATGCACCAATTAATTTCATTTGAACAATGCAATACTAAGTTTTTTTGTTCAATATGCAGAAACAGTTGGCAATCATGGTGGAGAAGGCATCAATTGAAGACGTAATGAAAGTGTTAATTGCTTCAAGAAaacaagaaatgcatcaactttgGACTACTTGCTCGCATTTGGTGGCAAATTCGGGCCTCCCTCCGGAAATCTTAGCCAAACATCTCTCAGTCGATGTTGTGGCCAAGATCGAAGAGCTCCGCCTTAAATCCTCCCTCGCCCGCCGTTCTCTTATGCCTCATCACCACCCGCACCACCACGACCTCGGTGGCGCGGTTGCCGACCTCGAGGaacaaaaaataagaagaatgcGCCGGGCCCTCGACTCCTCCGACGTGGAACTTGTTAAACTTATGGTAATGGGAGAAGGTCTCAATCTCGACGAAGCGTTAGCTTTGCATTACGCGGTTGAAAATTGCAGCAGAGAAGTGGTGAAAGCTTTGCTCGAACTCGGCGCAGCTGATGTAAACTATCCCGCGGGTCCGGCCGGGAAAACCCCACTACACGTTGCGGCCGAGATGGTGTCGCCGGATATGGTGGCGGTGCTCCTGGACCACCATGCGGATCCCAATGTCCGCACAGTAGATGGGATTACGCCGTTAGATGTACTTCGAACCCTAACATCCGATTTCTTGTTCAAAGGAGCTGTCCCAGGGCTAGCGCACATTGAGCCGAACAAGTTACGGCTGTGTCTCGAACTAGTACAGTCAGCTGCAATGGTGATTTCGAGAGAAGAAGGGAATGCAAACGCGCCACCTTCATCAGCCACCGCCTCCATATATCCCCCGATGGGTGACGAACATCCCAGTAGTGCAAGCAGAGGCGGCGCCGTCAACATGTCAGTGGCGGTTAGCGGCCTGAATCTTGATTCAAGAATGGTGTATCTAAATCTGGG
It contains:
- the LOC142529709 gene encoding BTB/POZ domain and ankyrin repeat-containing protein NBCL, which codes for MTPEDSLRSLSLDYLNLLINGQAFSDVTFSVEGRLVHAHRCILAARSLFFRKFFCGPDSQTGLDPIRMGPGSGSPRGPYTQVIPVNSVGYEVFLLMLQFLYSGQVSIVPQKHEPRPNCGERGCWHTHCTSAVDLALDTLAAARSFGVEQLALLTQKQLAIMVEKASIEDVMKVLIASRKQEMHQLWTTCSHLVANSGLPPEILAKHLSVDVVAKIEELRLKSSLARRSLMPHHHPHHHDLGGAVADLEEQKIRRMRRALDSSDVELVKLMVMGEGLNLDEALALHYAVENCSREVVKALLELGAADVNYPAGPAGKTPLHVAAEMVSPDMVAVLLDHHADPNVRTVDGITPLDVLRTLTSDFLFKGAVPGLAHIEPNKLRLCLELVQSAAMVISREEGNANAPPSSATASIYPPMGDEHPSSASRGGAVNMSVAVSGLNLDSRMVYLNLGAQMGVGKLSEGDESSSHREAMNRMYHHHHHSHDQY